A window of the Lactuca sativa cultivar Salinas chromosome 5, Lsat_Salinas_v11, whole genome shotgun sequence genome harbors these coding sequences:
- the LOC111898340 gene encoding vesicle-associated protein 2-2, which translates to MKPDILEVQPQELTFLFELKKQSTCSIQMINKTDHHVAFKIKTTNPKKYCVRPNTGVIDPHSACEFSVTMQAPKVAPPDMICRDKFLVQSTYVPEGTKEEDVTSNMFVRDGKVVDEKRLKVILISPPDSPESSPINETLKIVQKDDDREVKDEIVQKHTSHSKVDEGMEMSKGDAKNVEVIKKEEPMKRKEEVVKRNEEPVKKKEEVVKKNEDYVIQNRDFIKRNEESVQMNDMEVLRLAKAVEEMKSIVKGLESNLTEAKATILHLTEEKRSAAQEKHFLQGELDLLRSKRHRAQVGFPLLFVFMVALVSLYFGYLLHP; encoded by the exons ATGAAACCAGATATTTTGGAGGTTCAACCGCAAGAACTTACGTTCTTAT TTGAACTGAAGAAACAAAGCACATGTTCTATTCAAATGATCAATAAAACCGATCACCATGTTGCTTTCAAG ATCAAGACTACTAATCCAAAGAAATATTGTGTCAGACCAAATACTGGAGTTATTGATCCACATTCAGCATGTGAATTTTCAG TTACTATGCAAGCACCAAAGGTAGCTCCTCCAGACATGATATGCAGGGACAAATTCTTAGTTCAAAGTACATATGTCCCAGAGGGAACAAAGGAGGAAGATGTCACCTCTAACATG TTTGTTAGAGATGGTAAAGTTGTTGATGAAAAGAGGCTTAAAGTGATCCTCATATCTCCACCAGACTCACCTGAATCATCACCAATCAATGAAACATTAAAGATTGTGCAAAAAGATGATGACAGAGAAGTGAAAGATGAAATTGTTCAAAAACATACCTCTCATTCCAAG GTTGATGAGGGCATGGAAATGTCCAAAGGAGATGCTAAAAATGTAGAGGTAATAAAGAAAGAAGAACCTATGAAAAGGAAAGAAGAAGTTGTAAAAAGGAATGAAGAACctgttaaaaagaaagaagaagttgTAAAAAAGAATGAAGATTATGTAATACAGAACAgagattttataaaaagaaatgagGAATCTGTGCAGATGAATGATATGGAAGTGCTGAGATTAGCTAAAGCTGTTGAAGAGATGAAGTCAATAGTCAAAGGACTCGAATCAAATCTTACCGAG GCTAAAGCAACTATTTTACATTTAACAGAAGAAAAAAGATCGGCTGCTCAAGAGAAACACTTCTTACAGGGAGAATTG GATTTGCTGAGAAGTAAGAGACATAGGGCACAGGTGGGATTTCCATTGCTGTTTGTCTTTATGGTGGCACTTGTGAGCCTTTATTTCGGGTACCTGTTGCACCCCTAG